The following are encoded in a window of Pseudomonas multiresinivorans genomic DNA:
- a CDS encoding tetratricopeptide repeat protein, translating to MPSVIATLFFFCALAIGWWMGRRSLSRPRDASETHLRSRVHSMHNLLERHSDDALESLSQGLVVSPETLESHLHVGNLFRRRGDIEKAIHIHQELLGRAGEDGSLVAQVRLELARDYIAGGLLGSAEELLDELTQQRDEPISLEALDEQRLICEREKNWSRAIELAARLVASRPELSAALANYYCELAQEKGRTGDRSAMQELLREARRVDKRCVRALLMRLDCELWRKDQVAAVATVGELASHAKAFLGEIVPLLRRHDGLARPELLACLRELATGEEVPPAILALLAQSEQPAGASGWRESLLERVERHPSWQGVGEYLDVVGNDGEKNSAAGKIAPIIIGLYKTMPRYRCGKCGFAGRELHWQCPSCHAWNALRPVISPL from the coding sequence ATGCCTAGCGTCATCGCCACGCTGTTCTTCTTCTGCGCCCTGGCCATCGGCTGGTGGATGGGGCGTCGTTCTCTTTCCCGGCCCCGGGATGCCTCCGAAACCCACCTGCGCAGCCGTGTCCACAGCATGCACAACCTGCTGGAGCGACACTCCGACGATGCACTGGAAAGCCTGTCCCAGGGCTTGGTCGTCAGCCCGGAGACTCTCGAAAGCCACCTGCACGTCGGTAACCTGTTCCGCCGTCGCGGCGATATCGAGAAAGCCATCCACATTCACCAGGAACTGCTGGGTCGTGCCGGCGAGGATGGTTCGCTGGTGGCACAGGTGCGCCTGGAGCTGGCGCGCGATTACATCGCCGGCGGCCTGTTGGGCAGCGCCGAGGAGTTGCTGGACGAGCTGACGCAGCAGCGCGATGAACCCATCTCTCTCGAAGCGCTGGATGAACAACGGCTGATCTGCGAGCGCGAGAAGAACTGGTCGCGGGCCATCGAGTTGGCTGCGCGTCTGGTCGCAAGTCGACCCGAGCTGAGCGCGGCGTTGGCCAACTACTACTGCGAACTTGCCCAGGAGAAGGGCAGGACCGGCGATCGCAGTGCCATGCAGGAACTGCTGCGTGAGGCTCGCCGTGTGGACAAGCGCTGCGTGCGCGCTCTGCTGATGCGGCTGGACTGCGAGTTGTGGCGCAAGGATCAGGTCGCTGCCGTGGCTACCGTCGGCGAGTTGGCGAGCCATGCCAAAGCCTTTCTGGGCGAGATCGTGCCGCTGCTGCGTCGTCATGATGGCCTTGCCCGGCCTGAGTTGCTTGCCTGCCTGCGGGAGTTGGCCACTGGCGAGGAAGTGCCGCCGGCAATCCTCGCACTACTGGCGCAAAGCGAGCAGCCAGCGGGGGCGTCCGGCTGGCGCGAGAGCTTGCTGGAGCGAGTGGAACGCCATCCTTCCTGGCAAGGCGTTGGCGAGTACCTTGACGTAGTCGGAAACGACGGCGAAAAAAACTCGGCAGCTGGAAAAATCGCTCCAATAATCATCGGCTTGTATAAGACAATGCCGCGCTATCGATGCGGCAAGTGTGGTTTCGCCGGCCGCGAACTGCACTGGCAATGTCCCAGCTGTCACGCTTGGAATGCGCTGCGACCGGTCATCTCGCCGCTCTGA
- a CDS encoding lipopolysaccharide assembly protein LapA domain-containing protein: MLRAKRFLLILALVVLAAVVVVFVLENLQSTQLTFLGWQSPQWPLVVFISLAFIVGGVIGLLLSIPFRAKAHARMSGLRSEVTRFRKENDALREKSLTDHA, from the coding sequence ATGCTTCGGGCAAAGCGTTTCCTGCTGATTCTGGCGTTGGTCGTCCTGGCCGCCGTCGTTGTGGTTTTCGTCCTGGAGAACCTGCAGTCCACGCAGCTGACCTTCCTTGGCTGGCAGTCGCCGCAATGGCCGCTGGTGGTTTTCATCTCCCTTGCCTTCATCGTCGGCGGCGTGATCGGCCTGCTGCTGAGCATCCCCTTCCGGGCGAAGGCGCATGCCCGCATGAGCGGCCTGCGCTCCGAAGTCACTCGTTTCCGCAAGGAGAATGACGCGCTGCGTGAAAAGTCGCTGACGGACCATGCCTAG
- the ihfB gene encoding integration host factor subunit beta, whose product MTKSELIERIVTHQGQLSAKDVELAIKTMLEQMSQALATGDRIEIRGFGSFSLHYRAPRTGRNPKTGESVRLDGKFVPHFKPGKELRDRVNEPE is encoded by the coding sequence ATGACCAAGTCGGAGTTGATCGAGAGAATCGTCACCCATCAGGGGCAGCTTTCCGCAAAGGATGTGGAGCTGGCGATCAAGACCATGCTTGAGCAAATGTCCCAGGCTCTGGCCACTGGGGATCGCATCGAAATCCGGGGTTTCGGTAGCTTCTCGCTGCATTACCGTGCGCCGCGTACCGGCCGCAATCCGAAAACCGGCGAGTCCGTGCGCCTGGACGGCAAGTTCGTCCCGCACTTCAAGCCCGGCAAGGAGCTGCGCGACCGCGTCAACGAACCCGAGTGA
- a CDS encoding FMN-dependent NADH-azoreductase — MSRVLVIESSARQEGSVSRQLTRDFIAQWQAAHPSDEIRVRDLAIEQVPHLDANLLGGWMKPAQEHSEIERVALDRSNQLTAELQAADVLVLAAPMYNFAIPSTLKSWLDHVLRAGVTFKYTETGPQGLLTGKRAFVLTSRGGVYAGGALDHQEPYLRQALGFVGIHDVTFIHAEGLNMGGEFAEKGLAKAKAQLAAIA; from the coding sequence ATGTCCCGCGTTCTCGTCATCGAAAGCAGTGCCCGTCAGGAAGGTTCCGTTTCCCGCCAGCTGACCCGCGATTTCATCGCGCAGTGGCAGGCGGCGCACCCGTCGGACGAGATCCGGGTTCGCGACCTGGCCATCGAGCAGGTGCCGCACCTGGATGCCAACCTGCTGGGTGGCTGGATGAAGCCGGCCCAGGAGCACAGCGAGATCGAGCGCGTCGCGCTGGATCGCTCCAACCAGCTGACGGCCGAACTGCAAGCCGCCGATGTGCTGGTGCTGGCCGCGCCGATGTACAACTTCGCCATCCCCAGCACGCTGAAGTCCTGGCTCGACCATGTGCTGCGCGCCGGCGTCACCTTCAAATACACCGAGACCGGCCCGCAGGGTCTGCTCACTGGCAAGCGCGCCTTCGTCCTGACCAGCCGTGGCGGCGTGTACGCCGGCGGTGCGCTGGATCACCAGGAACCCTACCTGCGCCAGGCCCTGGGCTTCGTCGGTATCCATGATGTGACCTTCATCCACGCCGAAGGCCTGAACATGGGCGGTGAATTCGCCGAGAAAGGTCTGGCCAAGGCCAAGGCGCAGCTCGCCGCTATCGCCTGA
- a CDS encoding LysR family transcriptional regulator, with translation MKAPRVTLDQWRTLQAVVDHGGFAQAAEALHRSQSSISYTVARMQEQLGVPLLRIDGRKAVLTEAGEVLLRRSRQLVKSAGQLEELAHHMEQGWEPEVRLVVDAAYPTVRLVRALSAFMPQSRGCRVLLREEVLSGVEEALVQGHADLAISGLNIPGHLGADLSIVDFVAVAHPDHPLHRLQREVTHQDLETQMQVVIRDSGRLQPRDVGWLGAEQRWTVGSLATAATFVSNGLGFAWLPRHMIERELRDGQVKPLPMKQGGVRESRFYLYPNKEKPLGPATQILVELLTTFANVPLDAHFAAPESPV, from the coding sequence ATGAAAGCGCCCCGCGTTACCCTGGATCAGTGGAGAACCCTGCAGGCCGTGGTCGATCACGGCGGCTTCGCCCAAGCGGCGGAAGCCCTGCATCGTTCACAGTCGTCGATCAGCTATACCGTGGCGCGCATGCAGGAGCAGCTCGGCGTACCGTTGTTGCGCATCGACGGGCGCAAGGCGGTGCTCACCGAGGCCGGTGAAGTGCTGCTGCGTCGCTCGCGGCAGCTGGTGAAATCCGCCGGCCAGCTGGAGGAACTTGCCCATCACATGGAGCAGGGCTGGGAGCCGGAAGTACGCCTGGTGGTCGACGCCGCCTATCCCACCGTGCGCCTGGTGCGCGCCCTCTCCGCCTTCATGCCGCAGAGCCGTGGCTGCCGCGTGCTGTTGCGCGAGGAAGTGTTGTCCGGCGTGGAAGAAGCGCTGGTGCAGGGCCATGCCGACCTGGCTATCAGCGGCCTGAACATCCCCGGCCACCTGGGCGCCGACCTCTCCATCGTCGACTTCGTCGCCGTCGCCCATCCCGACCACCCGCTGCACCGCCTGCAACGCGAAGTCACCCACCAGGACCTGGAAACCCAGATGCAGGTGGTGATCCGCGATTCCGGTCGCCTGCAGCCGCGAGACGTCGGCTGGCTCGGCGCCGAGCAGCGCTGGACGGTGGGCAGCCTGGCCACCGCCGCCACCTTCGTCAGCAACGGCCTGGGCTTCGCCTGGCTGCCGCGGCACATGATCGAGCGCGAGCTGCGCGACGGCCAGGTCAAGCCACTGCCGATGAAACAGGGCGGCGTGCGCGAGAGCCGCTTCTATCTTTACCCGAACAAGGAAAAGCCCCTGGGCCCCGCCACGCAGATCCTCGTGGAACTGCTGACCACCTTCGCCAACGTGCCACTCGACGCCCATTTCGCCGCCCCGGAAAGCCCGGTCTGA
- a CDS encoding alpha/beta fold hydrolase: MPFFDHAGHRLHYEESGFGTPVLLVHGLGSSTRDWEYQVPELEKRHRVIALDVRGHGQSDKPRQRYSIGAFAEDVIALLDHLSLGRVHLVGISMGGMIGFELATRWPERLNSLTIVNSAPEVKPRSPREYLEVARRLFLAHVLGLDTVGKALGKMLFPKPEQSDLRRKIQQRWPQNDKRAYLSSLHAIIGWGVQERLARITCPTLVISADRDYTPVSLKQAYVGQMPNARLVVIEDSRHATPLDQPERFNTTLLDFLDQVDHP, encoded by the coding sequence ATGCCGTTCTTCGATCACGCCGGTCACCGCCTGCACTATGAGGAAAGCGGATTCGGCACGCCAGTTCTGCTGGTGCACGGGCTCGGCTCCAGCACCCGCGACTGGGAATACCAGGTGCCGGAACTGGAGAAACGCCACCGGGTGATCGCCCTCGACGTGCGCGGCCACGGCCAGTCCGACAAGCCGCGCCAGCGCTACAGCATCGGCGCCTTCGCCGAGGACGTGATCGCTCTGCTCGACCACTTGAGCCTTGGCCGCGTGCACCTGGTGGGCATCAGCATGGGCGGCATGATCGGCTTCGAACTGGCCACCCGCTGGCCGGAGCGACTGAACAGCCTGACCATCGTCAACAGCGCGCCGGAAGTGAAGCCACGCAGCCCACGCGAGTACCTGGAAGTGGCGCGCCGGCTGTTCCTCGCCCATGTGCTGGGCCTGGATACCGTGGGCAAGGCGCTGGGCAAGATGCTCTTTCCCAAGCCCGAACAGAGCGACCTGCGCCGCAAGATCCAGCAGCGCTGGCCGCAGAACGACAAGCGCGCCTACCTGTCCAGCCTGCACGCCATCATCGGCTGGGGTGTGCAGGAACGCCTGGCGCGCATAACCTGTCCAACCCTGGTGATCAGTGCCGACCGCGACTACACCCCGGTTTCGCTCAAGCAGGCCTATGTCGGGCAGATGCCCAACGCCCGCCTGGTGGTGATCGAGGATTCGCGCCACGCGACGCCGCTGGACCAGCCCGAACGCTTCAATACCACCCTGCTCGACTTCCTCGATCAGGTCGACCATCCCTAG
- a CDS encoding peptidylprolyl isomerase, which translates to MFKRFLLAACSLVLAGSVFAADSKNPHVLLSTTSGEIEIELYADKAPISVKNYLSYVDSGFYNGTVFHRVIPNFMIQGGGFTEAMKEKDTQAPIKNEADNGLLNERGTLAMARTSDVNSATSQFFINLTGNDFLNHGARDFGYAVFGKVVRGMGVVDQIAGVKTGNRGMFQDVPTTPVVILSAKRL; encoded by the coding sequence CTGTTCAAACGCTTCCTGCTCGCTGCCTGCTCCCTGGTCCTGGCCGGCTCGGTATTCGCCGCCGACAGCAAGAACCCGCATGTGCTGCTGTCCACCACCTCGGGTGAAATCGAAATCGAGCTGTACGCCGACAAAGCGCCGATTTCCGTGAAGAACTACCTGTCCTACGTCGACAGCGGCTTCTACAACGGAACCGTCTTCCACCGCGTCATCCCCAACTTCATGATTCAGGGCGGCGGCTTCACCGAAGCCATGAAGGAGAAGGACACCCAGGCGCCGATCAAGAACGAGGCCGACAACGGCCTGCTCAACGAGCGCGGCACCCTGGCCATGGCACGCACCAGCGACGTGAACTCCGCCACCAGCCAGTTCTTCATCAACCTGACCGGTAACGACTTCCTCAACCACGGCGCCCGCGACTTCGGCTACGCCGTGTTCGGCAAGGTCGTTCGCGGCATGGGCGTGGTCGACCAGATCGCCGGGGTGAAGACCGGCAACCGCGGCATGTTCCAGGACGTACCGACCACCCCGGTGGTCATCCTCTCCGCCAAGCGTCTGTGA
- a CDS encoding ABC transporter ATP-binding protein yields MLYRRFERLIDPFRDVPERMPPSDVIRFYVYYLRQVWPVFLALLFVGLIVALIEVALFSYLGRIVDLAQGTAPADFFTLHGRELIWMAVVALILRPVFNGLHDMLVHQSINPSMTNLIRWQNHRYVLKQSLGFFQNDFAGRIAQRIMQTGNSLRDSAVQVVDAIWHVVIYTVSALVLFAEADWRLMIPLLLWVVGYVGALGYFIPQVKHRSVVASDSRSKLMGRIVDGYTNITTLKLFAHTRQEEDYAHEAIDDQTRKAQQAGRVVTSMDVTITVFNGLLIAGTTGLALWLWTQSLISVGAIALATGLVIRINNMSGWIMWVVGGIFENVGQVQDGMQTIALPRQVNDQPGAKPLVVSHGEVRFDQVDFSYGKGGGLISGLDLTVRPGEKIGLVGPSGAGKSTLVNLLLRLYDLEGGRILIDGQDIAHVTQESLRAQIGMVTQDTSLLHRSIRDNLLYGRPDASEADLQDAIQKARASEFIPQLSDAEGRFGLDAHVGERGVKLSGGQRQRIAITRVLLKDAPILILDEATSALDSEVEAAIQESLETLMQGKTVIAIAHRLSTIARMDRLVVLEHGRVVESGSHAELLAHGGLYARLWRHQTGGFVGVD; encoded by the coding sequence ATGCTTTACCGTCGTTTCGAGCGTCTGATCGATCCCTTCCGCGACGTCCCCGAGCGCATGCCGCCGTCCGACGTCATCCGCTTTTATGTCTATTATCTGCGCCAGGTCTGGCCGGTCTTCCTCGCCCTGCTCTTCGTCGGCCTGATCGTCGCGCTGATCGAAGTCGCGCTGTTCAGCTACCTGGGGCGCATCGTCGACCTCGCGCAAGGCACCGCGCCCGCGGACTTTTTCACCCTGCACGGCCGCGAGCTGATCTGGATGGCCGTCGTCGCGCTCATCCTGCGCCCGGTGTTCAACGGCCTGCACGACATGCTGGTGCACCAGAGCATCAACCCCAGCATGACCAACCTGATCCGCTGGCAGAACCATCGCTACGTGCTCAAGCAGAGCCTGGGCTTCTTCCAGAACGACTTCGCCGGGCGCATCGCCCAGCGCATCATGCAGACCGGCAACTCCCTGCGCGATTCCGCCGTGCAGGTGGTGGATGCCATCTGGCACGTGGTGATCTACACCGTCAGCGCCCTGGTGCTGTTCGCCGAGGCCGATTGGCGCCTGATGATCCCGCTGCTGCTGTGGGTCGTCGGCTACGTCGGCGCGCTGGGCTACTTCATTCCCCAGGTGAAGCATCGCTCGGTGGTCGCCTCGGACTCGCGCTCCAAGCTGATGGGCCGGATCGTCGACGGCTACACCAACATCACTACCCTCAAGCTGTTCGCCCACACGCGCCAGGAAGAGGACTACGCCCACGAAGCCATCGACGACCAGACCCGCAAGGCCCAGCAGGCCGGACGCGTGGTGACCTCCATGGACGTCACCATCACCGTCTTCAACGGCCTGCTGATCGCCGGTACCACCGGCCTTGCCCTGTGGCTGTGGACCCAGTCGCTGATCTCGGTCGGCGCCATCGCCCTGGCCACCGGATTGGTCATCCGCATCAACAACATGTCCGGCTGGATCATGTGGGTGGTCGGCGGCATCTTCGAGAACGTCGGCCAGGTGCAGGACGGCATGCAGACCATCGCCCTGCCCCGCCAAGTGAACGACCAGCCCGGCGCCAAGCCGCTGGTGGTGAGCCATGGAGAAGTGCGCTTCGACCAGGTGGACTTCAGCTACGGCAAGGGCGGGGGCCTGATCAGCGGGCTGGACCTGACCGTGCGCCCCGGCGAGAAGATCGGCCTGGTCGGGCCGTCCGGCGCCGGTAAGTCGACCCTGGTGAACCTGCTGCTGCGTCTGTACGACCTCGAGGGCGGGCGCATCCTGATCGACGGCCAGGACATCGCCCACGTGACCCAGGAAAGCCTGCGCGCGCAGATCGGCATGGTCACCCAGGACACCTCACTGCTGCACCGTTCGATCCGCGACAACCTGCTCTATGGTCGCCCGGACGCCAGCGAGGCGGATTTGCAGGACGCCATCCAGAAAGCGCGCGCCTCGGAGTTCATTCCGCAACTGAGCGACGCCGAGGGTCGCTTCGGCCTCGACGCCCACGTCGGCGAACGCGGCGTGAAGCTCTCCGGCGGCCAACGCCAGCGCATCGCGATCACCCGCGTGCTACTCAAGGACGCGCCGATCCTGATCCTCGATGAAGCCACTTCGGCGCTGGACTCGGAAGTGGAAGCGGCGATCCAGGAAAGCCTGGAGACCCTGATGCAGGGCAAGACGGTGATCGCCATTGCCCACCGCCTTTCCACCATCGCCCGTATGGACCGCCTGGTGGTGCTGGAGCATGGCCGCGTGGTCGAGAGCGGCAGCCATGCCGAGTTGCTTGCCCATGGCGGGCTCTACGCGCGGCTGTGGCGGCACCAGACGGGTGGGTTCGTCGGGGTGGATTGA
- a CDS encoding bifunctional 4-hydroxy-2-oxoglutarate aldolase/2-dehydro-3-deoxy-phosphogluconate aldolase — MPEQHIQQIDALAQRARILPVITIDREADILPMADALAAGGITVLEVTLRTSLGLTAIRQLSEQRPELIVGAGTVLDPETFAQAEEAGAKFIVTPGCTDELLQYAVTRPVPLLPGVATASEIMAAYRHGLRRFKLFPAKVAGGVEALKAFGGPFPDIRFCPTGGVGPDNLNDYYRLANVMCVGGSWMLPKAAIDGGDWATVERLSREALALLDTH, encoded by the coding sequence ATGCCTGAACAACACATCCAGCAGATCGATGCCCTGGCGCAGCGTGCGCGCATCCTGCCGGTGATCACCATCGACCGCGAGGCGGACATCCTGCCCATGGCGGATGCTCTGGCAGCCGGCGGCATCACCGTTCTGGAAGTGACCTTGCGGACGTCGCTGGGCCTGACCGCGATCCGCCAGTTGAGCGAGCAGCGCCCTGAGCTGATCGTCGGCGCCGGCACCGTGCTCGACCCGGAAACGTTCGCCCAGGCGGAAGAGGCGGGGGCGAAGTTCATCGTCACCCCCGGCTGTACCGACGAACTGCTGCAGTACGCGGTGACTCGCCCGGTGCCGCTGCTGCCCGGCGTGGCCACCGCTTCGGAAATCATGGCGGCGTACCGTCATGGCCTGCGTCGTTTCAAGCTGTTCCCGGCGAAGGTCGCCGGCGGCGTGGAAGCGCTCAAGGCTTTCGGCGGACCGTTCCCGGACATCCGTTTCTGCCCTACCGGCGGCGTCGGCCCGGACAACCTGAATGACTATTACCGCCTTGCCAATGTGATGTGCGTGGGCGGCAGCTGGATGCTGCCCAAGGCCGCCATCGACGGCGGTGACTGGGCCACGGTCGAACGCCTGAGCCGCGAGGCGCTGGCGTTACTGGACACACACTGA
- the pgl gene encoding 6-phosphogluconolactonase, translating to MAIFEPTLKEGMAWKTWNNAAEQARGLAEAVADALREALVERGSALLVVSGGRSPVAFLEALSGAVLDWSKVAVSLADERWVPESHPDSNAGLLRRHLLKGMAGKAQFIGLYQPASSLEEAADKTDRFLHQLTLPIDVLVLGMGDDGHTASLFPGSINLVEALDPAGTRRCLPMWAPTVPHQRLTLTRAVLQGARVQILAIQGESKLATLSQALSDNDDQRMPVNAFLRSPLSIHWCP from the coding sequence ATGGCGATCTTTGAACCGACACTGAAAGAAGGCATGGCCTGGAAGACCTGGAACAACGCCGCCGAGCAGGCCCGCGGCCTCGCCGAAGCGGTAGCCGACGCGCTGCGCGAGGCGCTGGTCGAACGTGGCAGCGCATTGCTGGTGGTGTCCGGCGGGCGCAGTCCGGTGGCTTTTCTCGAGGCCCTGAGCGGAGCGGTACTGGACTGGTCGAAAGTGGCCGTCAGCCTTGCCGACGAGCGCTGGGTACCCGAGTCGCACCCGGACAGCAACGCAGGCCTGCTGCGTCGTCATCTGCTCAAGGGGATGGCGGGCAAGGCGCAGTTCATCGGCCTGTATCAGCCGGCGAGCAGCCTCGAGGAGGCGGCCGACAAGACCGATCGCTTCCTCCACCAGCTGACGCTGCCCATCGATGTGCTGGTGCTGGGCATGGGCGACGACGGCCACACGGCTTCGCTGTTCCCCGGCAGCATCAACCTGGTCGAGGCGCTCGATCCGGCCGGCACACGCCGTTGCCTGCCGATGTGGGCGCCGACCGTGCCGCACCAGCGCCTGACCCTCACCCGAGCCGTGTTGCAGGGTGCGCGGGTGCAGATCCTGGCCATCCAGGGCGAGTCCAAGCTGGCCACGCTGAGCCAGGCGCTCAGCGATAACGACGACCAGCGCATGCCGGTCAATGCGTTCCTGCGTTCACCTCTTTCGATCCACTGGTGCCCCTGA